One Kribbella sp. NBC_00662 genomic region harbors:
- a CDS encoding M36 family metallopeptidase: MSKSRKALVAATAGLATVALGLSFTSAAGAAPEATAANPNGLKLIKTKTSLLGKHYWYQQTFKGLPVVNGYYAKHVAKDGAVEIADGRDAVPANLDVSAKVAPASATQAANATVTAQANRSRMAGPNKSFVKQPEATSGAAQLAVVGGPDARLVWNVTSRSTEGVSQSLVDAKTGSVVASKVISDNIDGKGSVFDPNPVVSTKNEKLTDMNDKNQDALFLAQKNVILRNLDGSGKLNGPYVNIKEAKGGIAQSKNNTFVYQRANNRFEQVMVYYQINQTQEYIHQLGFTDVNNESQDFSVDTVPDDNSWYDPSTDMITTGEGGVDDAEDAEVIWHEYGHAIQDDVVPGFGETEEAGAIGEGFGDYWAVTMSVPVSKGFNLPCVMDWDATSYTTDEPHCLRRTDTGKTTDDIDGEVHDDGEIWSNALWDIHQALGRAKANKLILEATFFYDPDTSFAAAAQDTVQAARLLYGKAAAQTVTDAFKARKILK; the protein is encoded by the coding sequence ATGTCGAAAAGCCGCAAGGCGCTTGTGGCCGCCACCGCAGGACTGGCTACTGTCGCGCTCGGGTTGTCGTTCACCAGCGCTGCGGGTGCCGCGCCGGAGGCAACGGCAGCAAATCCGAACGGGCTCAAGCTGATCAAGACGAAGACGTCGCTGCTCGGCAAGCACTACTGGTACCAGCAGACCTTCAAGGGCCTGCCGGTGGTCAACGGCTACTACGCCAAGCACGTCGCGAAGGACGGCGCCGTGGAGATCGCGGACGGGCGGGACGCCGTACCGGCGAACCTCGACGTCAGCGCCAAGGTCGCGCCCGCGTCCGCGACGCAGGCCGCGAACGCCACGGTGACCGCGCAGGCGAACCGGTCGCGGATGGCGGGGCCGAACAAGAGCTTCGTCAAGCAGCCGGAGGCAACCAGCGGCGCCGCGCAGCTCGCGGTGGTCGGTGGACCGGACGCCCGCCTGGTCTGGAACGTCACCAGCCGTTCGACCGAAGGCGTCAGCCAGTCGCTCGTCGACGCGAAGACCGGCAGCGTGGTCGCGTCGAAGGTGATCAGCGACAACATCGACGGCAAGGGCTCGGTCTTCGACCCCAACCCGGTGGTCAGCACGAAGAACGAGAAGCTGACCGACATGAACGACAAGAACCAGGACGCCCTGTTCCTGGCGCAGAAGAACGTGATCCTGCGCAACCTGGACGGCTCCGGGAAGCTCAACGGCCCCTACGTCAACATCAAGGAGGCCAAGGGCGGGATCGCGCAGAGCAAGAACAACACCTTCGTCTACCAGCGCGCGAACAACAGGTTCGAGCAGGTGATGGTCTACTACCAGATCAACCAGACGCAGGAGTACATCCACCAGCTCGGGTTCACCGACGTGAACAACGAGTCGCAGGACTTCTCGGTCGACACCGTTCCCGACGACAACTCGTGGTACGACCCGTCGACCGACATGATCACGACCGGTGAAGGCGGCGTCGACGACGCCGAGGACGCCGAGGTGATCTGGCACGAGTACGGTCACGCGATCCAGGACGACGTCGTACCGGGCTTCGGCGAGACCGAGGAGGCCGGCGCGATCGGCGAAGGCTTCGGCGACTACTGGGCCGTGACGATGTCGGTCCCGGTCAGCAAGGGCTTCAACCTGCCGTGCGTGATGGACTGGGACGCCACGTCGTACACGACCGACGAGCCGCACTGCCTGCGGCGTACCGACACCGGCAAGACCACCGACGACATCGACGGTGAGGTGCATGACGACGGTGAGATCTGGTCGAACGCGCTGTGGGACATCCACCAGGCGCTCGGCCGGGCGAAGGCGAACAAGCTGATCCTCGAGGCGACGTTCTTCTACGACCCCGACACCTCGTTCGCCGCCGCGGCCCAGGACACCGTCCAGGCTGCCCGGCTGCTGTACGGCAAGGCCGCCGCGCAAACGGTGACAGACGCCTTCAAGGCCCGCAAGATCCTGAAGTGA
- a CDS encoding conjugal transfer protein, translating to MSWWRTVLNLPPKGEHWSDQRRTKKPGKGRPQSTAPEWWAHPGGPVQPTPRQAQGVAAQYSAPQQPAPPPPGGVMAPPRRPAARPADVPQQDPAHRTPERLKQRSPHGAHGAHAAPGPVREVLEPGQTPWSTEPESSFSTWARRFFRGLVVVVLLLAAISGIRSWIAPNKTPETVVSGQSSFPADESRAVATRYAVSYLTWDEDNPDARPAQIGLDLAAGLDSRAGWNGRGKQTADVAYPGQVTADSNGLTAVVDVRVRVHTFTRLGRGWKSGPVVWERVSVPVARTAARVVASGAPTFVPDVRAPLPDNMPQAGAPDDDLTAATQKDAEAFFGAYAESDNKVSAVTAPGSTIRSLNGAVKFGELKDWQVYTGNDDERRATAAVTWDGVGDTTLDQTYTLTLRRTVATDGAQRWQVAAVG from the coding sequence ATGAGTTGGTGGCGAACAGTACTGAATCTGCCGCCAAAAGGTGAGCATTGGTCGGACCAGCGCCGGACGAAGAAGCCGGGCAAGGGACGGCCGCAGAGCACCGCACCGGAGTGGTGGGCCCACCCCGGCGGCCCGGTGCAACCTACCCCTCGGCAAGCGCAGGGCGTAGCAGCGCAGTACTCCGCCCCGCAGCAGCCGGCGCCGCCTCCGCCCGGTGGCGTGATGGCACCGCCGCGCCGGCCGGCAGCTCGTCCTGCCGACGTGCCGCAGCAGGACCCGGCACATCGCACACCCGAACGTTTGAAACAACGCTCGCCGCACGGCGCACACGGTGCCCACGCGGCGCCGGGGCCGGTCCGCGAAGTGCTGGAGCCTGGGCAGACGCCATGGTCGACCGAGCCGGAGTCGTCATTCTCCACGTGGGCCAGGCGATTCTTCCGCGGCCTCGTGGTCGTCGTGCTGCTGCTGGCCGCGATCAGCGGCATCCGTTCCTGGATCGCTCCGAACAAGACGCCGGAGACCGTCGTCAGCGGACAGAGCAGCTTCCCGGCCGACGAGTCGCGCGCGGTCGCGACGCGGTACGCCGTCTCGTACCTCACCTGGGACGAGGACAACCCAGATGCACGCCCGGCGCAGATCGGTCTCGACCTGGCCGCCGGGCTCGACAGCCGCGCGGGCTGGAACGGTCGCGGCAAGCAAACGGCTGATGTCGCCTACCCGGGACAGGTCACGGCCGACTCCAACGGGCTGACCGCGGTAGTTGATGTCCGGGTTCGGGTGCACACCTTCACTCGGCTCGGTCGGGGCTGGAAGTCCGGCCCGGTCGTCTGGGAGCGCGTGTCGGTCCCGGTTGCCCGGACAGCCGCGCGAGTGGTGGCCAGCGGGGCGCCGACGTTCGTGCCGGACGTCCGGGCGCCGCTGCCGGACAACATGCCGCAGGCGGGCGCGCCGGACGACGACCTGACCGCGGCGACACAGAAGGACGCGGAGGCGTTCTTCGGCGCGTATGCCGAGTCCGACAACAAGGTGTCGGCGGTGACCGCGCCCGGCTCGACCATCCGCAGCCTGAACGGTGCGGTCAAGTTCGGCGAGCTGAAGGACTGGCAGGTCTACACGGGCAACGACGACGAGCGGCGGGCGACCGCGGCCGTCACCTGGGACGGGGTCGGGGACACCACCTTGGACCAGACGTACACGCTCACGTTGAGGCGTACTGTCGCCACCGACGGAGCACAACGATGGCAAGTGGCTGCCGTCGGATGA
- a CDS encoding RBBP9/YdeN family alpha/beta hydrolase, with protein MTFVIIPGLDGSDVHHWQSRWSDEWLPNAIRIQPSSWSAPDLADWSAAITRAVADAAGDVVFITHSLGCHAIAHWLAGAPAARIRGTFMVAPPDPLAPTFPVDRLPTFASLPMVALSVPSLLVASTDDPYCTIDAAARLADGWATPLITLDRLGHINSESNLGSWTEGRHLLRAFLAGLGLADSF; from the coding sequence ATGACCTTCGTCATCATCCCCGGCCTCGACGGCTCCGACGTACATCACTGGCAGTCGCGGTGGTCGGACGAGTGGCTGCCGAACGCGATCCGCATCCAGCCGTCCTCGTGGTCGGCGCCCGACCTCGCCGACTGGTCTGCCGCGATCACTCGAGCCGTGGCGGACGCTGCCGGGGACGTCGTCTTCATCACCCACAGCCTTGGCTGTCACGCGATTGCGCACTGGCTCGCGGGAGCGCCGGCGGCACGCATTCGCGGCACCTTCATGGTCGCGCCACCGGACCCGCTGGCGCCCACCTTCCCGGTCGACCGGCTGCCGACATTCGCCTCGCTTCCCATGGTCGCGCTGTCCGTGCCTTCTTTGCTGGTCGCCAGCACCGACGACCCGTACTGCACCATCGACGCTGCCGCCCGCCTCGCTGACGGCTGGGCGACCCCGTTGATCACGCTGGACAGGCTGGGGCACATCAACAGCGAGAGCAACCTCGGCTCGTGGACCGAGGGCCGCCATCTCCTCCGCGCGTTTCTCGCCGGTCTCGGATTAGCGGACAGCTTCTGA
- a CDS encoding winged helix DNA-binding domain-containing protein: MTKLSLQALNRATLDRQWLLERHDATALEAIEHLAGMQAQAPLAPYVGLWTRLKNFRPDELVKLLEDRQAVRGSLMRATIHLVSSRDFLAFRPLIQPRLDREIYQNITYGRHRLEGLDMDAVLQAGIDRMTQSPATAVQLREYLGPLWPDRDPAALAHAVRCLLPTIQIPPRGIWNKGGNPTMTTADLWLNSPVTDRPSAEDLVLRYLAAYGPATVADAQTWSGLTHLSEIFDRLDLRTYTTPDSNRPLYDLPHIPLPPGDTEPPIRFLPEYDNLLLSHADRTRWIDTPTRQRLTLQEVLTKGSLLHNGQAKALWKLTKNTKTQATLEIAPFTNLPHNAWPKIESEAHNLLTFTNPEATHEIRRTDE, encoded by the coding sequence ATGACGAAGCTGAGCCTGCAGGCACTGAACCGTGCCACGCTCGACCGCCAATGGCTGCTCGAACGCCACGACGCAACCGCTCTCGAAGCCATCGAACACCTGGCCGGCATGCAGGCCCAGGCCCCACTGGCGCCGTACGTCGGCCTGTGGACCCGGCTGAAGAACTTCCGGCCGGACGAGCTCGTCAAACTCCTCGAGGACCGCCAGGCCGTCCGCGGTTCGTTGATGCGGGCAACCATCCACCTGGTCTCGAGCCGCGACTTCCTCGCGTTCCGCCCGCTGATCCAACCCCGGTTGGACCGCGAGATCTACCAGAACATCACCTACGGCCGGCACCGCCTCGAGGGCCTCGACATGGACGCCGTACTCCAGGCCGGCATCGACCGCATGACCCAGAGCCCCGCGACGGCCGTCCAACTCCGCGAGTACCTCGGCCCGCTATGGCCCGACCGCGACCCCGCCGCCCTGGCCCACGCGGTCCGCTGCCTGCTCCCCACCATCCAGATCCCACCCCGGGGCATCTGGAACAAAGGCGGCAACCCCACCATGACCACCGCCGACCTCTGGCTCAACTCCCCCGTCACCGACAGGCCGTCCGCCGAAGACCTAGTACTGCGCTACCTCGCCGCGTACGGCCCCGCGACGGTAGCCGACGCCCAGACCTGGTCCGGCCTGACCCACCTCTCCGAGATCTTCGACCGCCTCGACCTCCGCACCTACACCACCCCCGACTCCAACCGCCCCCTCTACGACCTCCCCCACATCCCCCTCCCACCCGGAGACACCGAACCTCCCATCCGCTTCCTCCCCGAATACGACAACCTCCTCCTCTCCCACGCCGACCGAACCCGCTGGATAGACACCCCCACCCGCCAACGCCTGACCCTCCAAGAGGTCCTCACCAAAGGCTCCCTCCTCCACAACGGCCAAGCCAAAGCCCTCTGGAAACTAACCAAAAACACCAAGACCCAAGCCACCCTAGAAATCGCCCCCTTCACCAACCTCCCCCACAACGCTTGGCCCAAAATCGAGTCAGAGGCCCACAACCTCCTAACCTTCACCAACCCAGAAGCCACCCACGAAATCAGGCGGACAGACGAGTAG
- a CDS encoding ATP-binding protein, protein MKIADKLLNLVGVGRERGLPPPRLVAIADGLLVTERSAEAWFLISVANTDLATEAEQDAALDAAVSAAATILGDRLSHLKVVWGRSTGQDYIDSVAGHYRLGDHEAWAQTRADRIDEMRMPERYVALGVHLSDRDPRATAQVRGSISDALGTTSWRVSARELAHLDERVRKLARQLGSTVWRAHTAPAEVISWLISREMHRGAVAAPRRGLITGASLARLTSGRVVPYTDHLRIYDTRGQIAAYTTVLAMTDFPEELETPGAGEWLRTLSEIKAIDDDGEEIDVTVEASVRFRVLTKKTARHLVDETRKSAKEQRRSAAKGTAEETADEIVETERVMREVKRDINRSGLTLVEDHPRLLVSADTREDLEAYVDAVIAHYADRGITVAAGADEQRDLWLESLPGDQLRVPDLGHVRESTAFFGSWFWGGASIGDATGPAIGYLTGSTPGLVRFDAAAGSALGDATTTLFLGRSGRGKTTAAMLGGLDSAFAGAWVPLLDLKGDAAGVSAVAAEYGVPTAVIEITAQFSGAADLLRVLPVDDALLQAPSQLMLLLPPHLRGAAEAPVMAATRAEIQSPDPSSWGVIQRLCASDSETARTVGFALRDLVETGLGSVVAGPPSGLSSLTTNPGLWVVQMPGLTLPSPESAPESWSPIERVGMACLRGCLAWMVRTTGRREFRGRSKVVIVPEVHLLTKTPDGASFLDYIARVGRALGASLVLDTQDPASILKLPGLVEQITTLFAFSLRSREQVDSLLELLGRPQTAPYQTLVRGINTAANGKSIRHGHCIMRDRWDEVATVQIDIPSQRVAALLRTTPESEHATTPTHQAIPAAAPEDPFAEDDLFEPAATAQAHVPYKDTSAAPTDTSPPSPNGDTPASPYAADSVSPNGATPTYGSYDPSSAGAAASPDGNGQASANGGAVAQQPLAPRAPQQSAGPPQQPAAQPSQPVASTPQRATTPSPDGQTGSPVAEPTYASAPTTPVAQQNGHPPAPNGQDPHQDHRRSLRHDSPIGPDEVYDQEADEAAYNEAMYPANGDDPDNPTHPPTGNKEHVA, encoded by the coding sequence ATGAAGATCGCTGACAAACTCCTGAACCTGGTGGGGGTCGGCCGCGAGCGCGGCCTGCCGCCACCTCGTCTTGTTGCCATCGCCGACGGCCTGCTCGTGACCGAGCGCAGCGCCGAGGCGTGGTTCCTGATCTCGGTGGCGAACACGGATCTCGCCACCGAGGCGGAGCAGGACGCGGCTCTGGATGCAGCCGTCAGCGCGGCCGCGACGATCCTCGGCGACCGGCTGAGCCATCTGAAGGTGGTGTGGGGCCGCTCGACCGGTCAGGACTACATCGATTCGGTGGCCGGCCACTACCGGCTCGGCGACCACGAGGCGTGGGCGCAGACCCGGGCCGACCGGATCGACGAGATGCGGATGCCGGAGCGGTACGTGGCGCTCGGCGTACATCTGTCCGACCGTGATCCGCGGGCAACGGCGCAGGTGCGGGGTTCGATCAGCGACGCTCTTGGTACGACGTCGTGGCGGGTCAGTGCGCGCGAGCTCGCGCACCTCGACGAGCGGGTGCGCAAGCTCGCTCGCCAGCTCGGCTCGACGGTCTGGCGTGCGCACACCGCGCCGGCCGAGGTGATCTCGTGGCTGATCAGCCGGGAGATGCATCGTGGCGCGGTCGCGGCGCCGCGGCGTGGTCTGATCACGGGTGCGTCTCTGGCCCGGCTGACGTCGGGGCGCGTGGTGCCGTACACCGATCACCTGCGGATCTACGACACGCGTGGCCAGATCGCGGCGTACACGACTGTGCTGGCGATGACCGACTTCCCCGAGGAGCTCGAGACGCCGGGCGCGGGGGAGTGGCTGCGGACGCTGTCGGAGATCAAGGCGATCGATGACGACGGCGAGGAGATCGACGTCACCGTCGAGGCGTCGGTGCGGTTCCGGGTGCTGACGAAGAAGACCGCGCGCCACCTGGTCGACGAGACCCGGAAGAGCGCGAAGGAGCAGCGCCGTTCGGCCGCGAAGGGGACGGCGGAGGAGACCGCCGACGAGATCGTGGAGACCGAGCGTGTCATGCGTGAGGTCAAGCGCGACATCAACCGGAGTGGTCTGACGCTGGTCGAGGACCACCCGCGGTTGCTGGTCAGCGCGGATACACGTGAGGACCTCGAGGCGTACGTCGACGCCGTCATCGCGCACTACGCGGACCGTGGCATCACGGTCGCCGCGGGCGCAGACGAGCAGCGCGATCTGTGGCTGGAGTCGTTGCCGGGCGACCAGTTGCGCGTGCCGGACCTGGGGCATGTGCGGGAGTCGACTGCGTTCTTCGGGTCGTGGTTCTGGGGCGGTGCGTCGATCGGTGACGCCACCGGCCCTGCCATCGGCTATCTGACCGGTTCCACGCCTGGTTTGGTGAGGTTTGACGCCGCCGCGGGCTCCGCCCTCGGTGACGCCACCACGACGCTCTTCCTGGGCCGGTCGGGTCGAGGCAAGACGACCGCCGCCATGCTCGGAGGTCTCGACTCTGCCTTCGCCGGCGCGTGGGTGCCTCTGCTGGACCTGAAGGGCGATGCTGCGGGCGTGTCCGCGGTCGCCGCCGAGTACGGCGTACCCACTGCTGTCATTGAGATCACGGCCCAGTTCTCCGGCGCCGCTGACCTGCTGCGCGTGCTGCCTGTGGACGACGCGTTGCTGCAGGCGCCGTCGCAGCTCATGCTCCTGCTCCCGCCGCATTTGCGTGGCGCGGCCGAGGCTCCGGTCATGGCGGCGACCCGCGCCGAGATCCAGTCCCCCGATCCGTCGTCGTGGGGCGTCATCCAGCGGCTGTGCGCTTCTGACTCCGAGACCGCGCGTACGGTCGGCTTCGCCCTCCGCGACCTGGTCGAGACCGGTCTCGGCTCGGTCGTGGCCGGCCCGCCGTCCGGCCTCTCGTCCCTGACCACGAACCCGGGCCTCTGGGTCGTGCAGATGCCCGGCCTCACGCTGCCGTCTCCTGAGTCGGCGCCTGAGTCCTGGTCCCCGATCGAACGCGTCGGCATGGCTTGCCTGCGCGGCTGCCTCGCCTGGATGGTCCGTACGACGGGCCGCCGCGAGTTCCGCGGCCGCTCGAAGGTCGTCATCGTCCCCGAGGTCCACCTGCTGACGAAGACCCCCGACGGCGCGTCCTTCCTGGACTACATCGCCCGTGTCGGCCGTGCTCTGGGCGCCTCACTCGTCCTGGACACCCAGGACCCGGCATCGATCCTGAAGCTTCCCGGTCTGGTCGAGCAGATCACGACCCTGTTCGCGTTCAGCCTGCGTTCCCGCGAACAGGTCGATTCCCTGCTCGAGCTCCTGGGCCGCCCCCAGACCGCGCCGTACCAAACCCTGGTCCGCGGCATCAACACCGCCGCCAACGGCAAATCCATCCGCCACGGCCACTGCATCATGCGCGACCGCTGGGACGAAGTAGCCACCGTCCAGATCGACATCCCCAGCCAACGCGTAGCCGCCCTCCTCCGCACCACCCCCGAATCCGAACACGCCACCACCCCCACCCACCAAGCCATCCCAGCAGCCGCCCCCGAAGACCCCTTCGCCGAAGACGACCTCTTCGAACCAGCCGCCACCGCCCAGGCCCACGTCCCCTACAAGGACACCTCCGCGGCGCCCACCGACACGAGCCCGCCTTCACCAAACGGTGACACCCCCGCGTCGCCTTATGCCGCCGACTCCGTGTCTCCCAACGGGGCTACGCCGACCTACGGCTCTTATGACCCGTCGTCTGCTGGCGCCGCTGCGTCACCCGACGGTAACGGCCAAGCCTCAGCCAACGGCGGCGCTGTTGCCCAGCAGCCGCTCGCCCCACGCGCTCCCCAGCAATCCGCAGGCCCTCCCCAGCAGCCTGCCGCCCAACCATCGCAGCCTGTCGCGTCAACCCCCCAACGCGCGACCACTCCATCTCCGGATGGCCAAACCGGTTCCCCCGTTGCCGAACCGACCTATGCCTCCGCCCCAACCACGCCCGTGGCCCAGCAAAATGGCCACCCACCAGCCCCTAACGGTCAAGATCCTCACCAGGACCACCGGCGATCCCTCCGCCACGACTCCCCGATAGGGCCGGACGAGGTCTACGACCAAGAAGCAGACGAGGCCGCCTACAACGAGGCCATGTACCCCGCCAACGGCGACGACCCCGACAACCCCACCCACCCCCCGACCGGCAACAAGGAGCACGTCGCATGA
- a CDS encoding M48 family metalloprotease, which translates to MVLSFAFIYWACGFLFDLESSTWVVVLLWLLSGAVVLLRPVEDFLAKVAFRLRRPTQVEEARLRPIWQSVALRAGVGDRPFALWIHESGEITGPPTAGHTVAVTHWSLYTLPPSHLEAVLAHELAHHLRGRAWLTLLGFWYSLPARALLAVLRLLGKLFRAVPALGCLIGGILVIMYLGVFISMLMFHESFVQPSLYLLILLAIPVMAWLGRWAEREADRSAAEMGYGPKLIEVFYGWQVRDHGTGQPNTFRNDLLSAQPRIAERIRALENLLSRS; encoded by the coding sequence ATGGTCCTGAGTTTTGCTTTCATCTACTGGGCGTGTGGGTTCTTGTTCGACCTGGAATCCAGTACCTGGGTAGTCGTGTTGCTTTGGCTGCTTTCTGGCGCTGTCGTGCTGTTGAGGCCGGTCGAAGACTTCCTTGCCAAGGTGGCCTTTCGGCTGCGCCGACCGACCCAAGTCGAGGAAGCGCGTCTGAGGCCGATCTGGCAGTCAGTCGCCTTGCGCGCTGGTGTTGGTGACAGGCCGTTCGCTCTTTGGATTCACGAGAGCGGAGAGATCACCGGACCGCCGACCGCTGGGCACACTGTTGCGGTCACTCACTGGTCGCTCTACACCCTGCCGCCGAGCCACCTCGAGGCCGTGCTGGCACATGAACTGGCGCACCATCTGAGAGGTCGCGCATGGCTCACGCTGCTCGGATTCTGGTACTCCTTACCAGCGCGTGCGCTGCTGGCGGTTCTCCGCCTCCTTGGAAAGCTCTTCCGTGCTGTCCCGGCGCTCGGATGCCTGATCGGCGGGATCCTGGTCATCATGTATCTCGGCGTGTTCATTTCGATGCTCATGTTTCATGAGAGCTTCGTTCAGCCGTCCCTGTATCTGTTGATTCTGCTCGCCATACCAGTGATGGCCTGGCTCGGCAGATGGGCCGAGCGGGAGGCAGATCGTTCGGCCGCTGAAATGGGCTACGGGCCCAAGCTGATCGAGGTGTTCTACGGCTGGCAGGTACGTGACCACGGAACTGGTCAGCCGAATACTTTCCGCAATGATCTCCTGTCCGCGCAGCCTCGAATTGCGGAGCGGATTCGCGCACTTGAGAACCTGTTGTCACGGTCCTAG
- a CDS encoding oxidoreductase, producing MSWSTADIPDLTGKLALVTGATSGLGYETALELLRHGADVLVAARNPEKAAQAAQALTQQAGRAPTVLDLDLADLASVEKAADEVISSYDRLHLLINNAGVMAPPHRETVDGFELQIGTNHLGHFALTGRLMPLLVNGSRVVTVSSFMHKTVRGISEVDLRRTVGSYRKWEAYGKSKLANLLFMLELDRRARAAGADLLSVGAHPGYASTHLQAAGPELAGNVRQARLWAAGTRLLAQSAAAGAWPSLYAATYPDLRPGSFVGPSFLEYRGTPKVVLPTRTAQDAELAKELWDWSVEATGVDPALTVPR from the coding sequence ATGAGCTGGAGTACTGCGGACATCCCTGACCTGACCGGGAAACTGGCGCTCGTGACGGGCGCTACGAGTGGACTTGGGTACGAGACCGCGCTGGAGCTGCTGAGACACGGCGCCGACGTGCTGGTCGCGGCGCGCAACCCGGAGAAGGCGGCGCAGGCTGCGCAGGCGTTGACGCAGCAGGCCGGGAGAGCGCCGACGGTGCTCGATCTGGATCTGGCTGATCTGGCGAGTGTCGAGAAGGCGGCCGACGAGGTCATCTCGTCGTACGACCGGCTGCATCTGTTGATCAACAACGCCGGCGTGATGGCGCCGCCGCATCGGGAGACGGTTGACGGATTCGAGCTTCAGATCGGCACCAATCATCTCGGTCACTTCGCGTTGACCGGTCGGCTGATGCCGTTGCTGGTCAACGGCAGTCGCGTGGTGACGGTCAGCTCGTTCATGCACAAGACCGTTCGCGGGATCAGCGAGGTCGATCTTCGCCGGACGGTGGGCAGCTACCGGAAGTGGGAGGCGTACGGGAAGTCGAAGCTCGCCAACCTGCTCTTCATGCTCGAGCTCGACCGCCGGGCGCGGGCTGCCGGGGCCGACTTGCTGAGTGTCGGCGCGCATCCCGGGTACGCCTCGACCCATCTGCAGGCCGCCGGGCCGGAGCTGGCCGGCAATGTCCGGCAGGCGCGGCTCTGGGCCGCTGGGACCCGTCTCCTTGCGCAGTCCGCCGCGGCCGGTGCCTGGCCGAGTCTGTACGCCGCGACGTACCCGGATCTGCGGCCCGGATCGTTCGTCGGGCCGAGCTTCCTCGAGTACCGCGGTACGCCGAAGGTCGTGCTGCCGACCCGGACCGCGCAGGACGCCGAGCTGGCCAAGGAGCTGTGGGACTGGTCGGTCGAGGCGACCGGGGTCGATCCAGCACTCACCGTGCCGAGGTAG
- a CDS encoding Lrp/AsnC family transcriptional regulator → MSEATTGSLDSIDREILSILQTDGRLSGADIGRKVNLSQPAVSARIQRLERSGVITGYRAVVDPAMVGLNIHAVVRVRTTHARIPEALELFATLREVVATYRLTGEDCFLLDVHTPDAGRLEQVVDAIGRLGPVSTSLVLREYPPKPLALG, encoded by the coding sequence ATGAGCGAGGCAACGACTGGTTCATTGGACTCGATCGACCGGGAGATCCTGTCGATCCTGCAGACCGACGGCAGGCTGAGCGGCGCCGACATCGGGCGGAAGGTCAACCTGTCGCAGCCCGCCGTGTCGGCGCGGATCCAGCGGCTGGAACGGTCCGGCGTGATCACCGGGTACCGCGCGGTCGTCGATCCGGCCATGGTCGGGCTGAACATCCACGCCGTCGTCCGTGTCCGGACGACCCACGCCCGGATCCCCGAGGCGCTCGAGCTGTTCGCGACGTTGCGCGAGGTCGTCGCGACGTACCGGCTGACCGGTGAGGACTGTTTCCTGCTCGACGTTCACACCCCCGATGCGGGCAGGCTCGAGCAGGTGGTCGACGCGATCGGCCGGCTGGGGCCGGTCAGCACCTCGCTGGTACTGCGTGAGTACCCGCCGAAGCCGCTCGCCCTCGGATAA